In Hymenobacter sp. DG01, one genomic interval encodes:
- a CDS encoding heavy metal-binding domain-containing protein → MKLFSISLTAAALLILFPLASRAQHSHAGGKPDAHTAPGETHAHVAPHGGVVRTANPYHMELVPHPGELHIYLLADKNASVPSKSLSGTVMVQTTDNKTMTVTLVAGGTDHLVAKLPAGTKVRTAIVSLKADGKAINTRFDKLDAGAQGSKAVGAAYECPMKCEGSASSEPGTCPKCGMALVKKA, encoded by the coding sequence ATGAAGCTTTTCAGCATTTCCCTGACGGCCGCCGCTCTCCTAATCCTGTTTCCTCTGGCCTCACGGGCCCAGCACTCGCACGCCGGTGGCAAACCGGACGCCCACACCGCACCCGGCGAAACCCACGCCCACGTTGCTCCGCACGGCGGCGTAGTACGCACGGCCAACCCCTACCACATGGAGTTGGTGCCCCACCCCGGCGAACTGCACATCTACCTGTTGGCCGATAAAAATGCCTCCGTGCCCAGTAAGTCGCTCTCGGGCACGGTGATGGTGCAAACCACCGACAACAAAACTATGACCGTGACGCTGGTAGCTGGTGGTACCGACCACCTGGTGGCCAAACTGCCCGCCGGGACGAAAGTACGCACGGCCATCGTCAGCCTGAAAGCCGATGGCAAAGCCATTAACACCCGCTTCGACAAGCTCGATGCGGGGGCTCAGGGTAGCAAGGCGGTTGGCGCCGCTTACGAGTGCCCCATGAAGTGCGAAGGCAGCGCCAGCTCGGAGCCTGGCACCTGCCCAAAGTGCGGCATGGCCCTCGTGAAAAAGGCCTAG
- a CDS encoding heavy metal translocating P-type ATPase yields the protein METIPDHHPTPAAPAQPAAPAGGTETAMLNIEGMTCASCSNFVEKALSRTPGVQRATVNLASEKATIEYLPGQIDRAGLKAAVEQAGYGVHEPVAPASPNVLASDQELDQRKAEAYLKLKRRFRVAVGLAVVIMPLSMLMLWPRMMNLIPTPLLNYVLLVLTLPVLLYSGREFYVSAWNGFRHRTASMDTLIAVGTGAAFLYSLAATVIPHWFMQRGIMPEVYYDTTATIIALILLGKVLESRAKSKTSAAIKALMGLQAKTARLVRDGQEVDVPIEQVVPGDEVVVRPGEKVATDGVLLSGHSAVDESMLTGESLPVEKKEGDHVFGATLNKTGSFRFRVSKVGAETMLAQIVKLVEEAQGSRAPIQQLADKVSAVFVPVVVMIAIVTFVLWFDFAPEATRLPLALVNFVAVLIIACPCALGLATPTAIMVGTGKGAEHGVLIRNAEALEKAEKVTTVLLDKTGTITRGEPSVTDFLPVNGEATDRLLPLLAAVERQSEHPLAEAVVRYADAQGAAALTATAFQALEGRGASATVDGQAILLGNRRLLDEHQVPMTAAAEQAAAQLLDQAKTVLYAAMGGQVVALIGVADTVRDTSVAAIRHLQQQGIEVVMMTGDNPQTAAKVAEQVGIKRYFAEVLPADKAGKVKELQAEGRVVAMVGDGINDAPALAQADIGLAMGGGTDVAMEAAGITLMRSDLQGVVTAIDLSRQTMRTIKQNLFFAFIYNTLGIPIAAGLLFPLTGWLLSPMLAAGAMALSSVSVLTNSLRLRAYKRTA from the coding sequence GTGGAAACCATACCCGATCATCACCCCACCCCGGCGGCACCCGCCCAGCCGGCGGCGCCCGCTGGCGGCACCGAGACCGCCATGCTTAACATCGAGGGCATGACCTGCGCGTCCTGCTCCAACTTTGTGGAGAAGGCGCTCAGCCGCACGCCCGGCGTGCAGCGCGCCACCGTAAACCTGGCCAGCGAAAAGGCCACCATCGAGTACCTGCCGGGCCAGATTGACCGCGCCGGCCTGAAGGCGGCCGTGGAGCAGGCCGGCTACGGTGTGCACGAGCCGGTCGCGCCGGCTTCGCCCAACGTGCTGGCTTCCGACCAGGAGCTGGACCAGCGCAAGGCCGAGGCCTACCTGAAGCTCAAGCGTCGCTTCCGGGTAGCGGTGGGATTGGCCGTCGTCATCATGCCGCTGAGCATGCTCATGCTCTGGCCCCGGATGATGAACCTGATCCCGACGCCGCTGCTCAACTACGTGCTGCTGGTCCTTACATTGCCCGTGCTGCTCTACAGCGGCCGCGAGTTTTACGTCTCGGCCTGGAATGGCTTCCGGCACCGCACCGCCAGCATGGACACGCTCATCGCCGTGGGCACCGGCGCGGCCTTTCTCTACAGCCTGGCCGCTACGGTGATTCCCCATTGGTTTATGCAGCGTGGCATCATGCCCGAGGTATACTACGACACCACGGCCACTATCATTGCCCTGATTCTGCTGGGCAAGGTGCTGGAGAGCCGGGCCAAGTCCAAGACCTCGGCCGCCATCAAGGCCCTGATGGGACTGCAAGCCAAAACCGCCCGCCTAGTACGGGACGGACAGGAAGTAGACGTGCCCATCGAGCAGGTCGTGCCTGGCGACGAAGTGGTGGTGCGCCCCGGCGAGAAGGTGGCCACCGATGGGGTATTGCTCAGTGGTCACTCGGCCGTGGACGAGAGCATGCTCACCGGCGAGAGCCTGCCGGTGGAAAAGAAGGAAGGCGACCACGTGTTCGGGGCCACCCTCAACAAGACCGGCTCGTTCCGCTTTCGCGTCAGCAAAGTGGGCGCCGAAACCATGCTGGCGCAGATTGTGAAGCTGGTGGAGGAAGCGCAGGGCAGCCGTGCCCCCATTCAGCAGCTGGCCGACAAGGTCAGTGCCGTGTTCGTGCCGGTCGTGGTCATGATTGCCATCGTCACCTTCGTGCTCTGGTTTGATTTCGCCCCCGAGGCCACGCGCCTGCCGCTGGCGCTGGTCAACTTTGTGGCCGTGCTCATCATCGCCTGTCCCTGCGCCCTGGGCCTGGCCACGCCCACAGCCATTATGGTGGGCACCGGTAAGGGGGCCGAGCACGGCGTGCTGATTCGCAATGCCGAGGCCCTGGAGAAAGCGGAGAAGGTGACCACCGTGCTGCTCGACAAAACCGGCACTATCACCCGCGGGGAGCCCAGCGTGACGGACTTCTTGCCCGTCAACGGCGAAGCTACTGACCGCCTGCTGCCCCTGCTGGCCGCTGTGGAGCGCCAGTCGGAGCATCCATTGGCCGAAGCTGTGGTGCGCTACGCCGATGCCCAGGGCGCCGCGGCGCTGACGGCCACCGCGTTTCAGGCCTTGGAAGGCCGTGGGGCCAGTGCCACGGTGGACGGGCAGGCCATTTTGCTGGGCAACCGCCGCCTGCTCGACGAGCACCAGGTGCCGATGACGGCCGCGGCCGAGCAGGCTGCCGCGCAGCTGCTGGACCAGGCCAAGACCGTACTGTACGCCGCGATGGGCGGGCAGGTGGTAGCCCTGATTGGGGTAGCCGATACCGTACGCGACACGTCGGTGGCCGCGATTCGCCATTTGCAGCAACAAGGCATTGAGGTGGTGATGATGACCGGCGACAACCCGCAAACCGCCGCCAAGGTAGCCGAACAGGTAGGCATCAAGCGCTACTTTGCCGAGGTGCTGCCCGCCGATAAGGCCGGTAAGGTGAAGGAGCTGCAAGCCGAAGGCCGCGTGGTAGCCATGGTTGGTGACGGTATCAACGACGCGCCCGCGCTGGCCCAGGCCGACATCGGCCTGGCCATGGGTGGCGGCACTGACGTGGCCATGGAAGCGGCTGGTATCACGCTCATGCGCTCGGATTTGCAGGGCGTGGTCACGGCCATTGACCTCTCGCGCCAGACCATGCGTACGATCAAGCAGAACCTGTTCTTTGCCTTCATCTACAACACGCTGGGCATTCCTATTGCTGCCGGCCTGCTCTTCCCGCTCACCGGCTGGCTGCTCTCGCCCATGCTGGCCGCCGGGGCCATGGCCCTGAGCTCGGTATCCGTCCTTACTAACTCACTGCGCCTGCGCGCTTATAAGCGGACCGCATAA
- a CDS encoding TolC family protein: MKFLNLKWAAQGLLVLALIGLLLEDARAQTAISLDSAEALTLRRHPRLRQSDREIEEQRALKRGSFAPANPDFLFSAPTGEMWAPGVVQTIDLPNVYRRQRQVAQAGITLAERNREVSRASVLRDTRLAYLSLQFAEAQVRQLTYQDSLFRALRVATERLFAAGEVTSLQRISTDAEARQVTVQLQQATADQRAAQRRLGLLLGQPTAALTTTTDLRRTGPELGQVGGALLSSLPAEDSTALVRSPTLAAATQNVALSQSGISLVRARRTPALTVGYQNQGYDYSPTRYRFQFGVSVPIWFWTYRSQLQAATARSQAANYQLQAQRLELSGQYQQALADSRKFAASLGYYEQTGLPQSQAIISQSQRLFRAGEVSYLQLILSLNQAFAIQNTYLTTIRDYRQALVELNYLRGE; the protein is encoded by the coding sequence ATGAAGTTTCTAAACCTGAAATGGGCAGCGCAAGGGCTGCTGGTGCTGGCGCTGATTGGGTTGCTCCTAGAAGACGCGCGGGCCCAAACCGCCATCAGCCTCGACAGCGCCGAAGCCCTCACGTTGCGGCGGCACCCACGGCTGCGGCAGTCTGATCGCGAAATCGAGGAGCAGCGCGCGCTCAAACGGGGCTCTTTCGCACCCGCCAACCCGGACTTTCTGTTCTCGGCGCCCACGGGGGAAATGTGGGCCCCCGGCGTAGTACAAACCATCGACTTGCCTAACGTCTACCGGCGCCAGCGCCAGGTGGCCCAGGCAGGTATTACCCTGGCCGAACGCAACCGCGAGGTGAGCCGGGCCAGCGTGCTGCGCGATACCCGCCTGGCCTACCTCAGCCTGCAGTTTGCCGAGGCGCAGGTGCGACAGCTTACCTATCAGGACAGCCTGTTTCGCGCCCTGCGCGTGGCCACCGAGCGCCTGTTCGCCGCCGGCGAAGTCACCTCTCTGCAGCGCATCAGCACCGACGCCGAGGCGCGGCAGGTGACCGTGCAGCTGCAGCAGGCGACTGCCGACCAGCGCGCCGCCCAGCGCCGCCTGGGCTTGCTGTTGGGCCAACCCACTGCGGCCCTGACCACCACCACCGACCTGCGCCGCACCGGCCCCGAACTGGGGCAGGTGGGTGGGGCGCTGCTCAGCAGTCTGCCCGCCGAAGACAGCACCGCCCTGGTACGCAGCCCTACGCTGGCGGCTGCCACCCAGAACGTGGCCTTGAGCCAGTCGGGCATCAGCTTAGTTCGAGCCCGGCGCACACCGGCTCTGACGGTGGGCTATCAGAATCAGGGGTACGATTATTCGCCTACTCGCTACCGCTTCCAGTTTGGGGTATCGGTTCCCATCTGGTTCTGGACCTACCGCTCGCAGCTGCAGGCGGCTACGGCTCGCTCCCAGGCCGCCAACTATCAGCTCCAGGCCCAGCGGCTGGAGTTGAGTGGACAGTACCAGCAGGCCCTAGCTGACTCGCGCAAGTTTGCGGCCTCGCTGGGCTACTACGAACAAACCGGTCTGCCCCAGTCACAGGCCATTATCAGCCAATCCCAGCGCCTGTTCCGCGCCGGGGAAGTCAGCTACCTACAGCTGATTTTGAGCCTGAACCAGGCGTTCGCCATTCAGAATACCTACCTGACCACCATCCGCGACTACCGCCAGGCTTTGGTCGAGCTTAACTACCTGCGGGGCGAATAA
- a CDS encoding heavy metal-binding domain-containing protein, with amino-acid sequence MHRVPLSLLALASVLTMAGCSSETESSSATNTVTTPTDAPAGAGADHGAGHTYACPMHPEVTSTKAGETCPKCGMKLEHNDQAAGNGKAYAMKFEPQPMQLTAGQPSQLVFTPQEVGNEVAPVPLALVHEKKIHLIIVSKDLGQFYHEHPDYTAQGNYQVTYTFPKGGDYVLFQDYTPTGAGHQLGRQPITVQGPKYAPVTFKNDDMQWEQDGYQATLSFDKPLTTGQLLGMSITIQKDGQPVTDLDNYLGALGHVVVISQDTERYLHVHPNDQADKGPRIGFNTNFEAPGLYRVFLQFNHGGKIHTGDFTINVKGTAAS; translated from the coding sequence ATGCATCGCGTACCCCTTTCGCTGCTGGCCCTGGCCAGCGTCCTGACCATGGCCGGCTGCTCTTCCGAAACCGAGTCGAGTAGTGCCACCAACACCGTAACCACGCCCACGGATGCGCCAGCCGGCGCCGGGGCGGATCACGGCGCCGGCCACACCTATGCCTGCCCCATGCACCCCGAGGTGACCAGCACCAAGGCCGGGGAGACTTGCCCCAAGTGCGGCATGAAGCTCGAACACAACGATCAGGCGGCCGGCAACGGCAAAGCCTACGCCATGAAGTTTGAGCCGCAGCCCATGCAACTCACGGCCGGGCAGCCCTCGCAGCTCGTCTTCACCCCCCAGGAAGTCGGCAACGAGGTCGCGCCCGTGCCCCTGGCCCTGGTGCACGAAAAGAAAATTCACCTGATCATCGTCAGCAAGGACCTGGGCCAGTTCTACCACGAACACCCCGACTATACTGCCCAGGGCAACTATCAGGTCACCTACACCTTTCCCAAGGGCGGCGACTACGTGCTGTTTCAGGACTACACGCCCACGGGAGCCGGCCACCAGCTGGGCCGCCAGCCCATCACGGTGCAGGGCCCGAAGTACGCCCCGGTAACGTTCAAAAATGATGACATGCAGTGGGAGCAGGACGGCTACCAGGCCACGCTTTCCTTTGACAAGCCGCTCACCACGGGTCAGCTGCTGGGCATGAGCATCACCATCCAAAAGGACGGCCAGCCGGTCACTGACCTGGACAACTACCTCGGTGCCCTTGGCCACGTGGTGGTCATTAGCCAGGACACGGAGCGCTACCTGCACGTGCATCCCAATGACCAAGCCGACAAAGGCCCGCGGATCGGCTTCAACACCAACTTCGAAGCTCCCGGCCTCTACCGCGTCTTCCTGCAGTTCAACCACGGCGGTAAGATCCATACCGGCGACTTCACTATCAACGTGAAGGGCACGGCCGCTAGCTGA
- a CDS encoding DUF305 domain-containing protein — MKKTTFFLATLCSALLLSSCNNEKADATTAATESTMETATTDASAGSGAMAGMDHSKMRSETSTSDSPMLMAMNDMMAKMDAMKMKGNTDHDFAHMMLEHHKGALAMADLELRDGKDATMRQMAEKIKADQQKEISELEPIAERLDSAPNNYKPLDPTDPFTSKMKASMDGMMQNLPSMVADPDMNFNMMMTVHHQSAVDMAKAEVAHGKDTKLKEMAQMMIDAQQKEIAEFKAWHGKNADKM; from the coding sequence ATGAAAAAAACCACTTTTTTCCTCGCCACCCTCTGTTCCGCGTTGCTGTTGAGCAGCTGCAACAATGAGAAAGCTGATGCCACCACTGCCGCCACGGAAAGCACCATGGAAACCGCCACTACCGATGCCTCAGCGGGTTCCGGTGCGATGGCGGGCATGGATCATTCCAAGATGCGCAGTGAGACCTCAACCAGTGACTCTCCCATGCTGATGGCCATGAACGATATGATGGCCAAAATGGACGCCATGAAGATGAAGGGCAACACCGACCACGATTTTGCCCACATGATGCTGGAGCACCACAAAGGTGCCCTGGCCATGGCCGACCTCGAGCTGCGCGACGGTAAGGACGCCACCATGCGGCAAATGGCCGAGAAGATCAAGGCCGATCAGCAAAAGGAAATCAGTGAGCTGGAGCCCATTGCTGAGCGGCTGGACTCCGCCCCCAATAACTACAAGCCACTGGATCCGACCGACCCCTTCACCAGCAAGATGAAGGCCTCCATGGACGGTATGATGCAGAACCTGCCCAGCATGGTGGCCGACCCGGACATGAACTTCAACATGATGATGACGGTGCACCACCAAAGCGCCGTGGACATGGCCAAAGCCGAGGTGGCCCATGGCAAGGATACCAAACTCAAGGAGATGGCGCAGATGATGATTGATGCCCAGCAGAAGGAAATCGCCGAATTCAAGGCCTGGCACGGCAAAAACGCCGACAAAATGTAA